One genomic window of Streptomyces sp. WP-1 includes the following:
- a CDS encoding glucosyl-3-phosphoglycerate synthase — MLEEVERWMGNRSWSVRDRPAHQVLAAKGRTGQTISVVLPALDEEETVGEIVAVIRRDLMERVPLVDEVLVIDSGSTDRTSEVAAAAGARVVHRDAILPRIPAVPGKGEVLWRSLLVATGDIICFIDADLREFSSDFVLGIVGPLLTDPDVQLVKAMYDRPLAGTAGQGGRVTELMARPLLNMHWPQLAGFVQPLGGEYAARRSLLEQLPFPVGYGVELGMLVDALHLVGLDALAQVDVGVRKHRHQDGQALGRMAAAIYRTAQLRLARGHLVRPALTQFERGASGFEPRTYAVDTEERPPMTEIAEYARRRVA, encoded by the coding sequence GTGCTGGAAGAAGTCGAGCGCTGGATGGGCAACCGCTCCTGGTCCGTGCGCGATCGGCCGGCGCACCAGGTCCTGGCGGCGAAGGGGCGCACCGGCCAGACCATCAGCGTGGTGCTGCCCGCGCTCGACGAGGAGGAGACCGTCGGCGAGATCGTCGCGGTGATCCGGCGCGATCTGATGGAGCGGGTGCCGCTCGTCGACGAGGTCCTGGTGATCGACTCCGGCTCCACCGACCGCACCTCCGAGGTCGCCGCCGCGGCGGGCGCGCGGGTGGTGCACCGGGACGCGATCCTGCCCCGGATACCCGCCGTGCCGGGCAAGGGCGAGGTGCTGTGGCGCTCGCTGCTCGTCGCCACCGGGGACATCATCTGCTTCATCGACGCGGACCTGCGGGAGTTCTCCTCCGACTTCGTCCTCGGCATCGTCGGCCCGCTGCTCACCGATCCGGACGTGCAGCTGGTCAAGGCGATGTACGACCGTCCGCTCGCCGGTACGGCGGGGCAGGGCGGCAGGGTCACCGAGCTGATGGCGCGCCCGCTGCTGAACATGCACTGGCCGCAGCTGGCGGGCTTCGTGCAGCCGCTGGGCGGGGAGTACGCGGCCCGGCGCTCGCTGCTCGAACAGCTGCCGTTCCCGGTCGGGTACGGGGTGGAGCTGGGCATGCTGGTGGACGCGCTGCACCTGGTGGGCCTGGACGCGCTGGCCCAGGTGGACGTCGGGGTGCGCAAGCACCGGCACCAGGACGGGCAGGCCCTCGGCCGGATGGCGGCGGCCATCTACCGCACGGCCCAGCTGCGGCTGGCCCGCGGCCATCTCGTGCGCCCCGCGCTCACCCAGTTCGAGCGGGGGGCCTCCGGCTTCGAGCCGCGCACGTACGCGGTGGACACCGAGGAGCGGCCGCCGATGACCGAGATCGCGGAGTACGCCCGGCGCCGGGTGGCGTGA
- the thrC gene encoding threonine synthase: MAVQTVATSGTPTVDLGPAAALSCRECGHRVPLGPVFACEECFGPLEIAYDFSAYDTEELRKRIEDGPADIWRYAPLLPVPADVADKPNINPGWTKLVKADNLARELGVTGGLYVKDDSGNPTHSFKDRVVAQALEAARAFGFTTLSCSSTGNLAGAVGAAAARAGLRSCVFIPHDLEQGKVVMAAVYGGELVGIEGNYDDVNRFCSELIGDPAGEGWGFVNVNLRPYYAEGSKTLAYEICEQLGWRLPDQIVVPIASGSQLTKIDKGLRELIGLGLVEDRPYKIFGAQAEGCSPVSTAYKAGHDVVRPQKPNTIAKSLAIGNPADGPYVLDIARRTGGAVEDVTDEQVVAAIKLLARTEGIFAETAGGVTVGVTRKLIESGALDPAKTTVVLNTGDGLKTLDAVAGTGLTATIRPNLDSFREAGLA; this comes from the coding sequence ATGGCTGTGCAGACAGTTGCCACCTCCGGTACCCCCACCGTCGATCTCGGCCCCGCCGCCGCCCTCAGCTGTCGCGAATGCGGCCACCGCGTCCCGCTCGGCCCGGTCTTCGCCTGCGAGGAATGCTTCGGCCCGCTGGAGATCGCCTACGACTTCTCCGCCTACGACACCGAAGAGCTGCGCAAGCGGATCGAGGACGGCCCCGCCGACATCTGGCGCTACGCCCCGCTGCTGCCGGTCCCGGCCGATGTCGCGGACAAGCCGAACATCAACCCCGGCTGGACCAAGCTGGTCAAGGCCGACAACCTGGCCCGCGAACTCGGCGTCACCGGCGGTCTGTACGTCAAGGACGACTCCGGCAACCCGACCCACTCCTTCAAGGACCGGGTCGTCGCCCAGGCCCTGGAGGCGGCCCGCGCCTTCGGCTTCACCACCCTGTCCTGCTCCTCCACCGGCAACCTGGCCGGCGCCGTCGGCGCCGCCGCCGCCCGCGCCGGACTGCGCTCCTGCGTGTTCATCCCGCACGACCTGGAGCAGGGCAAGGTCGTCATGGCCGCGGTCTACGGCGGTGAGCTGGTCGGCATCGAGGGCAACTACGACGATGTGAACCGCTTCTGCTCCGAGCTGATCGGCGACCCGGCCGGCGAGGGCTGGGGCTTCGTCAACGTGAACCTGCGGCCGTACTACGCCGAGGGCTCCAAGACCCTGGCGTACGAGATCTGCGAGCAGCTCGGCTGGCGGCTGCCCGACCAGATCGTGGTCCCGATCGCCTCCGGCTCCCAGCTCACCAAGATCGACAAGGGGCTCCGGGAGCTGATCGGGCTGGGGCTGGTCGAGGACCGGCCGTACAAGATCTTCGGCGCCCAGGCCGAGGGCTGCTCGCCGGTGTCGACGGCCTACAAGGCGGGCCACGACGTCGTACGGCCCCAGAAGCCCAACACCATCGCCAAGTCCCTCGCCATCGGCAACCCGGCCGACGGCCCCTACGTCCTGGACATCGCCCGGCGCACCGGCGGCGCGGTGGAGGACGTGACGGACGAGCAGGTCGTGGCCGCGATCAAGCTGCTGGCCCGCACCGAGGGCATCTTCGCCGAGACGGCCGGCGGGGTGACCGTCGGCGTCACCAGGAAGCTGATCGAGAGCGGGGCGCTCGACCCGGCGAAGACCACCGTCGTCCTCAACACCGGCGACGGCCTCAAGACCCTCGACGCGGTGGCCGGCACCGGCCTGACCGCCACCATCCGCCCGAACCTGGACTCCTTCCGAGAGGCTGGCCTCGCATGA
- a CDS encoding MoaD/ThiS family protein codes for MSVTVRIPTILRTYTGGQAEVAAEGTTLGEVIEDLEKNHTGIAARVLDDQGKLRRFVNVYVNDDDVRFEQGLQTSTPDGAGVSIIPAVAGGC; via the coding sequence ATGAGCGTGACCGTTCGCATCCCCACCATCCTGCGCACCTACACCGGCGGACAGGCCGAGGTCGCCGCCGAGGGCACGACCCTCGGCGAGGTCATCGAGGACCTGGAGAAGAACCACACCGGCATCGCCGCCCGCGTCCTGGACGACCAGGGCAAGCTGCGCCGGTTCGTGAACGTCTACGTCAACGACGACGACGTCCGTTTCGAGCAGGGCCTTCAGACCTCCACCCCGGACGGCGCGGGCGTCTCCATCATCCCTGCGGTGGCCGGCGGCTGCTGA
- a CDS encoding cold-shock protein: MAQGTVKWFNAEKGYGFIAVDGGADVFVHYSAIQMDGYRTLEEGQRVEFEISQGQKGPQADMVRVAV; the protein is encoded by the coding sequence ATGGCTCAGGGCACCGTCAAGTGGTTCAACGCGGAGAAGGGGTACGGCTTCATCGCGGTCGACGGTGGTGCGGACGTCTTCGTCCATTACAGCGCCATTCAGATGGACGGCTACCGCACCCTGGAGGAGGGCCAGCGAGTGGAGTTCGAGATCTCGCAGGGCCAGAAGGGTCCGCAGGCCGACATGGTTCGCGTCGCCGTCTGA
- the groL gene encoding chaperonin GroEL (60 kDa chaperone family; promotes refolding of misfolded polypeptides especially under stressful conditions; forms two stacked rings of heptamers to form a barrel-shaped 14mer; ends can be capped by GroES; misfolded proteins enter the barrel where they are refolded when GroES binds) — translation MAKIIAFDEEARRGLERGMNQLADAVKVTLGPKGRNVVLEKKWGAPTITNDGVSIAKEIELEDPYEKIGAELVKEVAKKTDDVAGDGTTTATVLAQALVKEGLRNVAAGANPMALKRGIEKAVEAVSAALLEQAKDVETKEQIASTASISAADTQIGELIAEAMDKVGKEGVITVEESNTFGLELELTEGMRFDKGYISAYFATDMERMEASLEDPYILIANSKIGSVKDLLPLLEKVMQSGKPLLIIAEDVEGEALSTLVVNKIRGTFKSVAVKAPGFGDRRKAMLGDIAILTGGEVISEEVGLKLENATLDLLGRARKVVITKDETTIVDGAGSSEQVNGRVNQIRAEIENSDSDYDREKLQERLAKLAGGVAVIKAGAATEVELKERKHRIEDAVRNAKAAVEEGIVAGGGVALLQASQVFEKLELDGDEATGANAVRIALEAPLKQIAVNAGLEGGVVVEKVRNLTPGHGLNAATGEYVDLVAEGIIDPAKVTRSALQNAASIAALFLTTEAVIADKPEKAAAAAPGGMPGGDMDF, via the coding sequence ATGGCCAAGATCATCGCGTTCGACGAGGAGGCGCGGCGCGGCCTCGAGCGCGGCATGAACCAGCTCGCGGACGCCGTCAAGGTGACGCTCGGCCCCAAGGGTCGCAACGTCGTCCTCGAGAAGAAGTGGGGCGCCCCCACGATCACCAACGATGGTGTCTCCATCGCCAAGGAGATCGAGCTCGAGGACCCGTACGAGAAGATCGGCGCCGAGCTGGTCAAGGAAGTCGCCAAGAAGACGGACGACGTCGCCGGTGACGGTACGACCACCGCGACCGTGCTCGCCCAGGCCCTGGTCAAGGAAGGCCTGCGCAACGTCGCCGCCGGTGCCAACCCGATGGCCCTGAAGCGCGGTATCGAGAAGGCCGTCGAGGCCGTCTCCGCCGCCCTGCTGGAGCAGGCGAAGGACGTCGAGACCAAGGAGCAGATCGCCTCCACCGCGTCCATCTCCGCCGCCGACACCCAGATCGGCGAGCTGATCGCCGAGGCGATGGACAAGGTCGGCAAGGAAGGCGTCATCACCGTCGAGGAGAGCAACACCTTCGGTCTGGAGCTTGAGCTCACCGAGGGCATGCGCTTCGACAAGGGCTACATCTCCGCCTACTTCGCCACCGACATGGAGCGCATGGAGGCGTCGCTCGAGGACCCGTACATCCTCATCGCGAACTCCAAGATCGGCTCCGTCAAGGACCTGCTCCCGCTCCTGGAGAAGGTCATGCAGTCGGGCAAGCCGCTGCTGATCATCGCCGAGGACGTCGAGGGCGAGGCCCTGTCGACCCTGGTCGTCAACAAGATCCGCGGCACCTTCAAGTCCGTCGCCGTCAAGGCCCCGGGCTTCGGCGACCGCCGCAAGGCCATGCTCGGTGACATCGCCATCCTCACGGGCGGCGAGGTCATCTCCGAGGAGGTCGGCCTCAAGCTGGAGAACGCGACCCTGGACCTCCTGGGCCGCGCCCGCAAGGTCGTCATCACCAAGGACGAGACCACCATCGTCGACGGTGCCGGCTCCTCCGAGCAGGTCAACGGCCGCGTGAACCAGATTCGCGCCGAGATCGAGAACAGCGACTCCGACTACGACCGCGAGAAGCTCCAGGAGCGCCTGGCCAAGCTCGCGGGCGGCGTCGCGGTCATCAAGGCCGGTGCCGCCACCGAGGTGGAGCTCAAGGAGCGCAAGCACCGCATCGAGGACGCCGTGCGCAACGCCAAGGCGGCCGTCGAGGAGGGCATCGTCGCCGGTGGCGGCGTGGCCCTGCTCCAGGCCTCCCAGGTCTTCGAGAAGCTGGAGCTCGACGGTGACGAGGCGACCGGCGCCAACGCCGTGCGCATCGCGCTGGAGGCCCCGCTGAAGCAGATCGCCGTCAACGCCGGCCTCGAGGGCGGCGTCGTGGTGGAGAAGGTGCGCAACCTGACCCCGGGCCACGGCCTGAACGCCGCGACCGGCGAGTACGTCGACCTGGTCGCCGAGGGCATCATCGACCCGGCGAAGGTGACCCGTTCCGCGCTGCAGAACGCCGCCTCCATCGCCGCGCTGTTCCTCACCACCGAGGCCGTCATCGCCGACAAGCCGGAGAAGGCCGCCGCGGCCGCTCCGGGCGGCATGCCGGGCGGTGACATGGACTTCTGA
- a CDS encoding NADH:flavin oxidoreductase codes for MTVDTPPATRAAQVLSRPITLNGLTVPNRIVMAPMTRMFSPGGIPGEDVRSYYSRRAAAGVGLIVTEGTYVGHDSAGQSDRVPRFHGEEQLAGWAKVAEDVHAAGGTIVPQLWHIGMVRKDGDAPFPAAPAMGPSGLVTAGAEPTGKAMTQQDVDDVIAAFAQAAADAERIGFDGVELHGAHGYLLDQFLWAGTNRRTDAYGGDLAARTRFAAEIVAAVRERVSATFPVLFRYSQWKQQDYNARLAETPQELEAILAPLAAAGVDVFHASTRRYWKPEFDGSDLNLAGWTKKLTGKQTITVGSVGLDGDFTGAFVGEGSPVQGIDDLLDRLEADEFDMIAVGRALLQDPEWAAKVLAGRVSELAPYDAAALKTLS; via the coding sequence GTGACCGTCGACACGCCGCCCGCCACCCGCGCGGCCCAGGTACTCTCCCGCCCCATCACCCTCAACGGCCTCACCGTCCCCAACCGGATCGTGATGGCGCCGATGACCCGGATGTTCTCCCCGGGCGGCATCCCCGGCGAGGACGTGCGCTCGTACTACTCCCGTCGCGCCGCCGCCGGTGTCGGCCTGATCGTCACCGAGGGCACCTACGTCGGCCATGACTCGGCCGGCCAGAGCGACCGGGTGCCGCGGTTCCACGGCGAGGAGCAGCTCGCGGGCTGGGCGAAGGTCGCCGAGGACGTGCACGCGGCGGGCGGCACGATCGTCCCGCAGCTGTGGCACATCGGCATGGTCCGCAAGGACGGCGACGCCCCCTTCCCGGCCGCCCCCGCGATGGGCCCCTCCGGCCTGGTCACCGCCGGCGCCGAGCCCACCGGCAAGGCCATGACGCAGCAGGACGTCGACGACGTCATCGCCGCGTTCGCCCAGGCGGCCGCGGACGCCGAGCGCATCGGCTTCGACGGCGTGGAGCTGCACGGCGCCCACGGCTACCTCCTCGACCAGTTCCTGTGGGCGGGCACCAACCGCCGCACCGACGCCTACGGCGGCGACCTGGCGGCCCGCACCAGGTTCGCCGCGGAGATCGTCGCGGCGGTCCGCGAGCGCGTCTCGGCCACCTTCCCCGTCCTCTTCCGCTACTCGCAGTGGAAGCAGCAGGACTACAACGCCCGGCTCGCCGAGACCCCGCAGGAGCTGGAGGCGATCCTGGCCCCGCTCGCCGCGGCCGGCGTCGACGTTTTCCACGCCTCCACCCGCCGCTACTGGAAGCCCGAGTTCGACGGCTCCGACCTCAACCTCGCGGGCTGGACGAAGAAGCTCACCGGCAAGCAGACCATCACCGTCGGCTCGGTCGGCCTCGACGGCGACTTCACCGGCGCGTTCGTCGGCGAGGGCTCCCCGGTGCAGGGCATCGACGACCTGCTCGACCGCCTGGAGGCCGACGAGTTCGACATGATCGCGGTCGGCCGCGCGCTGCTCCAGGACCCCGAGTGGGCGGCGAAGGTGCTCGCGGGCCGGGTGTCGGAGCTGGCGCCGTACGACGCGGCGGCCCTGAAGACGCTCAGCTGA
- a CDS encoding PTS transporter subunit EIIC encodes MHTDPTSTATAVLTRLGGPANVTSVTHCMTRLRLTLADPDAADGTGLRSVPGVLGVVEDGAAWQIVLGPGVVDAVTDEVRARVQGRPPAGAALKENLRRRDATPFKTALRRVAGVFVPLIPALIGCGILAGLNGVLLNAGWLPGLTPALSTVASAFMALLAVFVGYNTAQEFGGTPVLGGAVAAVVVYPGVAKVTVFGTQLAPGQGGVLGALAAAFLATRVERLCRGRVPETLDVLLTPTVTVLVPGLITLYGLMYAAGTVATAIGAAANWLLATTGALAGLLLGGLFLPLVMLGLHQALIPIHATLIQQQGYTVLLPLLSMAGAGQVGAALAVYVRLRHDRSLRTTIRSALPAGLLGVGEPLIYGVSLPLGRPFLTACAGGAAGGAFIGAFAMLGTKVGATAIGPSGWALFPLLAGNRSLAATAAIYAGGLLTGYTVGFLATWLTLARSAPHQGVAPEETPPQPDPGQQPTGLSGNL; translated from the coding sequence GTGCACACGGACCCCACCTCCACCGCGACCGCCGTCCTGACCCGCCTCGGCGGCCCCGCCAACGTCACCTCCGTGACCCACTGCATGACCCGGCTGCGGCTCACCCTCGCCGACCCGGACGCGGCGGACGGCACCGGGCTGCGATCGGTGCCGGGGGTGCTGGGAGTGGTGGAGGACGGGGCCGCGTGGCAGATCGTGCTGGGGCCGGGCGTGGTGGACGCGGTGACCGACGAGGTGCGGGCGCGGGTCCAGGGGCGGCCCCCGGCCGGAGCGGCCCTGAAGGAGAACCTGCGCCGCCGTGACGCCACCCCTTTCAAGACGGCCCTGCGCCGCGTGGCCGGCGTCTTCGTCCCCCTCATCCCGGCCCTGATCGGCTGCGGCATCCTCGCCGGCCTCAACGGCGTGCTCCTGAACGCCGGCTGGCTGCCCGGCCTGACCCCCGCGCTCAGCACGGTCGCGTCGGCCTTCATGGCGCTGCTCGCGGTGTTCGTCGGCTACAACACGGCCCAGGAGTTCGGCGGCACCCCCGTGCTGGGCGGGGCGGTGGCGGCGGTGGTCGTGTACCCGGGCGTGGCGAAGGTGACGGTGTTCGGGACGCAGCTCGCCCCCGGCCAGGGCGGGGTCCTCGGCGCACTGGCGGCGGCCTTCCTCGCCACCCGGGTGGAGCGGCTGTGCCGGGGCCGCGTCCCCGAGACCCTGGACGTCCTGCTCACCCCGACGGTGACCGTCCTCGTCCCCGGCCTGATCACGCTCTACGGCCTGATGTACGCGGCCGGCACGGTCGCCACCGCGATCGGCGCCGCCGCGAACTGGCTGCTGGCCACGACGGGCGCGCTGGCCGGACTCCTGCTGGGCGGCCTCTTCCTCCCCCTGGTCATGCTGGGCCTGCACCAGGCCCTGATCCCCATCCACGCCACCCTCATCCAGCAGCAGGGCTACACCGTCCTGCTCCCCCTGCTGTCCATGGCGGGCGCGGGCCAGGTGGGCGCGGCCCTCGCGGTGTACGTCCGGCTGCGCCACGACCGCTCACTGCGTACGACGATCCGCTCGGCCCTGCCCGCCGGGCTGCTCGGTGTCGGCGAGCCGCTGATCTACGGCGTCTCCCTCCCCCTCGGCCGGCCCTTCCTGACCGCCTGCGCGGGCGGCGCGGCGGGCGGCGCCTTCATCGGCGCGTTCGCGATGCTCGGCACGAAGGTCGGCGCGACGGCGATCGGCCCCTCGGGCTGGGCCCTCTTCCCCCTGCTGGCCGGCAACCGGAGCCTCGCGGCCACCGCGGCGATCTACGCGGGCGGCCTCCTCACCGGCTACACGGTCGGCTTCCTGGCCACCTGGCTCACCCTCGCACGGAGCGCGCCACACCAGGGTGTAGCGCCAGAAGAAACCCCGCCGCAGCCGGACCCCGGGCAGCAGCCGACGGGCCTGTCCGGCAATCTCTGA
- the murQ gene encoding N-acetylmuramic acid 6-phosphate etherase, translated as MTAHDLRSQLASLTTEAFRPELADIDRLPTLDIARLMNGEDAGVPAAVAGQLPRISAAIDAVAARMTRGGRLIYAGAGTAGRLGVLDASECPPTFNTDPAQVVGLIAGGPQALVSSVEGAEDSDELARADLDALKLTAEDSVVGVSASGRTPYAVGAVEHARAQGALTIGLACNEHSALAAAAEHGIEVVVGPELITGSTRLKAGTAQKLVLNMLSTITMIRLGKTYGNLMVDVRASNAKLRARSRRIVALATGAADPEIERALTESGGEVKTAILVLLADVDGPSAGRLLEDSGGHLRAALARATG; from the coding sequence ATGACCGCCCATGACCTGCGCAGCCAGCTGGCCTCGCTGACCACCGAGGCCTTCCGACCCGAACTCGCCGACATCGACCGCCTGCCCACCCTCGACATCGCCCGTCTGATGAACGGCGAGGACGCGGGCGTGCCCGCCGCCGTCGCCGGCCAGCTCCCCCGTATCTCCGCCGCCATCGACGCGGTGGCCGCGCGGATGACCCGGGGCGGGCGCCTGATCTACGCCGGCGCGGGGACCGCGGGGCGCCTCGGCGTCCTGGACGCCTCCGAGTGCCCGCCCACCTTCAACACCGATCCCGCCCAGGTCGTCGGCCTGATCGCGGGCGGCCCGCAGGCGCTGGTCTCCTCCGTGGAGGGCGCGGAGGACTCGGACGAGCTGGCCCGCGCCGACCTCGACGCGCTCAAGCTCACCGCCGAGGACAGCGTGGTCGGCGTCTCCGCCTCGGGCCGCACCCCCTACGCCGTCGGCGCGGTCGAGCACGCCCGCGCGCAGGGCGCCCTGACCATCGGGCTCGCCTGCAACGAGCACAGCGCGCTGGCGGCCGCCGCCGAGCACGGCATCGAGGTCGTCGTGGGACCGGAGCTGATCACCGGCTCCACCCGGCTCAAGGCGGGCACCGCGCAGAAGCTCGTCCTCAACATGCTGTCGACCATCACGATGATCCGGCTCGGCAAGACGTACGGGAACCTGATGGTCGACGTGCGCGCCTCCAACGCCAAGCTGCGGGCGCGCTCGCGCCGGATCGTCGCGCTGGCCACGGGCGCGGCCGACCCGGAGATCGAGCGGGCGCTGACCGAGTCCGGCGGCGAGGTGAAGACCGCGATCCTCGTCCTGCTGGCCGATGTCGACGGCCCCTCGGCCGGCCGCCTTCTGGAGGACTCCGGGGGCCATCTGCGCGCAGCGCTGGCCCGCGCGACCGGCTGA
- a CDS encoding MurR/RpiR family transcriptional regulator has protein sequence MTQDVKESFGSPVGSLAAKVRTLAPSMTRSMQRVAEAVASDPAGCAALTVTGLAELTGTSEATVVRTARLLGYPGYRDLRLALAGLAAQQQSGRAPAITTDIAVDDPIADVVAKLAYEEQQTLADTAAGLDTGQLDAAVTALAGARRTDVYGIGASGLVAQDLTQKLLRIGLIAHAHSDPHLAVTNAVQLRSGDVAIAITHSGSTGDVIEPLRAAFERGATTVAITGRPDSPVTQYADHVLTTSTSRETELRPAAMSSRTSQLLVVDCLFVGVAQRTYETAAPSLAASYEALAHRHRSNTR, from the coding sequence GTGACCCAGGACGTGAAGGAAAGTTTCGGCAGTCCGGTGGGCTCGCTCGCCGCCAAGGTGCGCACCCTCGCGCCGTCGATGACCCGGTCCATGCAGCGCGTCGCCGAGGCCGTCGCGAGCGACCCGGCCGGCTGCGCCGCCCTCACGGTCACCGGCCTCGCCGAGCTGACCGGCACCAGCGAGGCCACCGTCGTACGCACCGCGCGGCTGCTCGGCTACCCCGGCTACCGGGATCTGCGGCTCGCCCTCGCGGGCCTGGCCGCCCAGCAGCAGTCCGGGCGGGCGCCCGCCATCACCACCGACATCGCCGTGGACGACCCGATCGCCGACGTCGTCGCCAAACTGGCGTACGAGGAGCAGCAGACCCTCGCCGACACCGCCGCCGGACTCGACACCGGCCAGCTCGACGCGGCCGTCACCGCGCTGGCCGGCGCCCGCCGCACCGATGTGTACGGCATCGGGGCGTCCGGGCTCGTCGCCCAGGACCTCACCCAGAAGCTGCTGCGCATAGGGCTCATAGCGCACGCGCACAGCGATCCGCATCTCGCCGTGACCAACGCCGTCCAGCTCCGCTCGGGCGACGTGGCGATCGCGATCACCCACTCCGGCTCGACGGGGGACGTCATCGAGCCGCTGCGGGCCGCCTTCGAGCGCGGGGCGACCACCGTGGCCATCACCGGCCGCCCCGACTCACCGGTCACCCAGTACGCCGACCACGTCCTGACCACGTCCACCTCACGGGAGACCGAGCTGCGCCCGGCCGCGATGTCCTCGCGGACGAGCCAACTGCTCGTGGTGGACTGCCTGTTCGTGGGAGTGGCCCAGCGCACCTACGAGACGGCGGCGCCCTCGCTCGCCGCGTCGTACGAGGCGCTGGCGCACCGGCACCGCAGCAACACCAGGTGA
- a CDS encoding DUF4031 domain-containing protein, which produces MTVYIDPPTWPGHGRLWSHLVSDVSYGELRVFADGLGVPRRAFERDHYDLPAHRYADAVAAGAVEVGSRELVRLLRASGLRRPKGLVRRGLS; this is translated from the coding sequence GTGACGGTGTACATCGACCCGCCCACCTGGCCGGGGCACGGACGCCTGTGGTCGCATCTGGTCAGCGATGTGTCGTACGGCGAACTCCGGGTGTTCGCCGACGGGTTGGGGGTGCCCCGGCGGGCCTTCGAGCGCGATCACTACGACCTTCCGGCGCACCGGTACGCGGACGCGGTGGCGGCGGGCGCGGTGGAGGTCGGCAGCCGTGAACTGGTGCGGCTGCTGCGGGCGTCGGGGCTGCGGCGGCCCAAGGGGCTGGTGCGGCGCGGGCTTTCGTAG
- a CDS encoding GNAT family N-acetyltransferase, translated as MRAMSGEHVTEAVAGCLAVLGGAVGRDWRGVRAGRVEWDCHTTAVHVADDLVAYAANLAGRAQDAYIPFELRLDEGTGNAGLLQVLETTGALLAAAVVTAPPDVRAFHPYPFRDADREGFAAMGVAEVLLHTHDMAEGLGLRYEPPAELADAVLATIFPHIQPGPAPWPTLLWATGRGELPGRAPVTGWRWYNNLVLRSERLTLTGVRPAAARDLALGGDGGFDWIGDGPEEGTRDAARMLLKAYESGVHRPEFTSFTLVRAEDGRAVGALGFHGAPDEDGRVEIGYNLVRDARGQGYATEALRTLSRWALARDDVRTLYARAQTVNAASQRVLVRAGFEPAGAIDGRLLAFELRA; from the coding sequence ATGCGAGCGATGAGCGGGGAACATGTGACCGAGGCCGTGGCCGGGTGCCTGGCCGTGCTGGGCGGAGCGGTCGGCCGGGACTGGCGGGGCGTGCGCGCCGGGCGGGTCGAGTGGGACTGCCACACCACCGCCGTGCATGTCGCGGACGACCTCGTGGCGTACGCCGCCAACCTCGCCGGGCGCGCGCAAGACGCCTACATCCCCTTCGAGCTGCGGCTGGACGAGGGCACCGGCAACGCGGGGCTGCTCCAGGTCCTGGAGACCACCGGCGCGCTGCTCGCCGCCGCCGTGGTCACCGCGCCGCCGGACGTCCGCGCCTTCCATCCCTACCCGTTCCGCGACGCCGACCGCGAGGGCTTCGCCGCGATGGGCGTCGCCGAAGTCCTGCTGCACACCCATGACATGGCCGAGGGTCTCGGCCTCCGCTACGAGCCGCCCGCCGAACTCGCCGACGCCGTGCTGGCCACGATCTTCCCGCACATCCAGCCCGGCCCGGCGCCCTGGCCGACCCTGCTGTGGGCGACCGGCCGCGGCGAGCTGCCCGGCCGGGCCCCGGTCACCGGGTGGCGCTGGTACAACAACCTCGTCCTGCGCAGCGAGCGCCTCACCCTCACCGGCGTCCGCCCGGCCGCCGCCCGCGATCTCGCCCTCGGCGGCGACGGCGGCTTCGACTGGATCGGCGACGGCCCCGAGGAGGGCACCCGGGACGCCGCGCGGATGCTGCTGAAGGCGTACGAATCCGGCGTCCACCGGCCCGAGTTCACCTCCTTCACCCTCGTCCGCGCCGAGGACGGCCGCGCGGTCGGCGCCCTCGGCTTCCACGGCGCCCCGGACGAGGACGGCCGCGTGGAGATCGGCTACAACCTGGTCCGGGACGCCCGCGGCCAGGGCTACGCCACGGAGGCGCTGCGCACGCTGTCCCGGTGGGCGCTGGCCCGCGACGACGTACGGACGCTGTACGCGCGGGCGCAGACGGTCAACGCCGCCTCCCAGCGGGTCCTCGTCCGCGCCGGGTTCGAACCGGCGGGCGCGATCGACGGCCGGCTCCTGGCCTTCGAGCTGCGCGCGTGA